One window from the genome of Anolis sagrei isolate rAnoSag1 chromosome 4, rAnoSag1.mat, whole genome shotgun sequence encodes:
- the NRSN1 gene encoding neurensin-1, whose product MSAYADISASKQGPQGTPESGYQRYGVRSYLHQFYEDCTASIWEYEDDFQIQRSPNRWSSAFWKVGLISGTVFMFTGVIVLVAGFLVSPKIEALGVEDFVVVDTRAVQFNRALEVCKLAGAVLFCIGGTMTAACLLMSAFAKSYSKEEKYLQQKFKERIADIKAHAHPVTKAPAPGESKIPVTLSKIQNVQPLSET is encoded by the exons ATGAGTGCTTATGCGGATATCTCTGCATCCAAGCAGGGGCCACAGGGGACCCCAGAAAGTGGCTACCAGCGCTATGGTGTTCGGTCTTACCTGCATCAGTTTTATGAGGACTGCACAGCATCCATCTGGGAGTATGAGGATGATTTTCAGATTCAGAGGTCACCTAACAGGTGGAGCTCGGCATTCTGGAAG GTCGGACTCATCTCAGGAACAGTGTTTATGTTCACCGGGGTCATAGTTCTTGTAGCTGGTTTCCTAGTGTCCCCTAAAATCGAAGCCCTTGGAGTAGAAGATTTTGTGGTGGTGGATACACGTGCTGTTCAGTTTAACAGAGCCCTCGAGGTATGCAAGTTGGCAGGAGCGGTATTATTTTGCATTGGAGGAACCATGACGGCAGCCTGCTTGCTCATGTCCGCATTCGCAAAAAGCTACTCCAAAGAAGAAAAGTATCTGCAGCAAAAATTTAAAGAGAGAATAGCTGACATAAAAGCCCATGCACACCCAGTCACAAAAGCCCCAGCACCAGGAGAATCCAAAATACCTGTTACACTgtccaaaatacaaaatgtcCAGCCGTTATCGGAAACCTGA